A genome region from Maridesulfovibrio salexigens DSM 2638 includes the following:
- a CDS encoding ArnT family glycosyltransferase yields the protein MDSKSTFQQPLAFTCLIIFAFCFACIGEWRPFFFDIDEPKYITAAMEMVRSGDWLHPMFGGLPRMQKPPLPYWLTAAVIDLFGTGFSTGTQLFIARIPAMLGSVMAVAATYLIGRRLGGEKCGLFAGLLLAVAPPFKIEGMLLKADIIYTAAVTWSSFFYLRRLQGQRGLFNLSGASVALALGVLSKGPFALPPLAGYLMAETFRNKSRREIPFYRAIPETLKKEAAPILLGLTACLPFILWLAAASSSGMDYLSGMLNDVSQNTTYKTPVLLHHLQSIGFYLYDAGIVFFPLGIFGLCAVYFLLRNKEDRNGDTSYLLWSGLFYLLLNMFVFRLRAHRYFLPLMPILSIIAVDWILTAKREGLFKKMFSVCTVLVALIPTAIGAIVLYSGKISVNLWRNAQISDFQTQAVPFAIAAFALSLTLGLAGLKLYKKPAKFLAIAFGGMLLFYPFYFNATPDVDTNGQLKPDTLLAKNMADTIDKSIATQDNYIFIASRRSLRIHPELHFFLHNTINRKGKSYLTTLPFQTHHFTRILKDPASASSILRTEKNGNIQTPLYGFLNTNKFEKTALILNNIEVSLLYRSLPSLNTFKSKTEFVAVKGLGHEWKNEILYLITLKNN from the coding sequence ATGGATTCAAAATCTACATTTCAGCAGCCGCTTGCTTTTACATGTCTGATAATTTTCGCCTTCTGCTTTGCCTGCATAGGAGAGTGGCGCCCTTTTTTCTTTGACATTGATGAACCCAAATATATCACTGCCGCCATGGAAATGGTCCGCAGCGGAGATTGGCTGCACCCAATGTTCGGCGGTTTGCCCCGAATGCAAAAGCCGCCCCTGCCTTACTGGTTGACGGCAGCTGTGATTGATTTATTCGGCACCGGTTTCAGCACGGGAACCCAGCTATTCATTGCCCGGATTCCGGCAATGCTGGGTTCTGTTATGGCTGTAGCCGCCACGTACCTGATAGGCAGAAGACTTGGCGGTGAAAAATGCGGCTTGTTTGCAGGCTTACTGCTGGCAGTTGCCCCGCCGTTTAAAATCGAAGGAATGCTGCTGAAGGCAGATATAATCTATACAGCAGCTGTTACGTGGAGCAGTTTTTTCTATTTGCGCCGATTACAGGGCCAACGCGGGCTATTTAATCTTTCCGGAGCTAGTGTTGCCTTAGCTCTTGGAGTCCTAAGCAAAGGACCTTTCGCCCTGCCTCCACTGGCCGGATATTTAATGGCGGAAACATTCAGGAATAAATCCCGCAGGGAAATACCATTCTACCGAGCTATACCGGAGACTCTCAAAAAAGAAGCCGCACCTATTCTGCTGGGACTAACGGCCTGTCTGCCGTTCATACTCTGGCTCGCCGCAGCCAGTTCATCCGGTATGGATTACCTGTCCGGCATGCTCAATGATGTTTCGCAGAACACGACATACAAAACCCCTGTCCTGCTTCATCACCTACAGAGCATCGGCTTTTATCTTTATGATGCAGGCATAGTTTTCTTCCCACTGGGAATTTTCGGACTGTGCGCAGTATATTTCCTTTTACGCAACAAGGAAGACCGGAACGGGGATACAAGTTATCTGCTCTGGAGCGGGCTATTCTACCTGCTGCTGAATATGTTTGTCTTCAGGCTCAGAGCACACCGCTATTTTCTACCGCTAATGCCAATTCTCTCAATAATAGCAGTAGACTGGATACTTACTGCCAAGCGGGAAGGACTTTTCAAAAAAATGTTTTCAGTCTGCACTGTTCTGGTGGCTCTTATCCCCACCGCAATCGGAGCGATAGTGCTCTACAGCGGTAAAATCTCTGTGAACCTTTGGCGCAATGCACAGATCAGCGATTTCCAAACACAGGCCGTTCCTTTTGCTATTGCGGCTTTTGCCCTATCACTGACCCTAGGTCTGGCCGGGCTGAAACTATATAAAAAACCGGCAAAATTCCTCGCAATAGCATTTGGAGGCATGCTGCTGTTTTATCCGTTCTATTTCAATGCCACACCGGACGTTGATACCAATGGCCAACTTAAGCCAGACACCCTGTTAGCTAAAAATATGGCAGATACGATAGACAAATCAATCGCCACTCAAGACAATTACATATTTATAGCTTCCAGAAGATCCTTGCGGATTCACCCTGAGTTGCACTTTTTCCTGCACAATACAATTAACCGGAAAGGCAAAAGCTATCTGACGACTCTGCCCTTTCAGACACATCATTTCACCAGAATACTAAAGGATCCGGCTTCTGCATCCAGCATTCTCAGAACAGAAAAAAATGGGAATATTCAAACCCCGCTTTATGGTTTTCTCAACACAAACAAATTTGAGAAAACTGCACTGATCCTTAACAACATTGAAGTCAGTCTGCTTTATAGATCATTACCGTCACTCAATACATTCAAATCTAAAACAGAATTTGTTGCTGTAAAAGGCCTTGGTCATGAATGGAAAAATGAAATCCTCTACCTAATTACTCTGAAAAATAACTAG
- the aroB gene encoding 3-dehydroquinate synthase, with product MPKVNVELRGEFDNSYEISVDYSVMDEVVADLKARKYGHTPVVICDENTRELFGHALVEKLALADVDPLLLTVPAGENSKSLDVFGSLLEAMLEAGITRQDVVVALGGGVVGDLSGYVAGSYMRGINFVQVPTTLLSQVDSSVGGKVAVNIKHWKNYCGMFYQPKRVYTNISALESLPEREILSGLGEVVKTAFIADRELVDYLAANADKVRSLDREVMAKVVSRCCEIKADVVIRDEKEGGVRRILNYGHTVGHAIETFAGYKISHGECVAWGMRIVARACHKAGMLSAEDLALHEELMDKLGLATGKLDIQSAKIMELMKKDKKVKQGQVVIVGLDRLGNAVVREDFPLELIEAELDKMA from the coding sequence ATGCCCAAGGTCAATGTTGAACTGCGTGGAGAGTTCGATAATTCCTATGAGATCAGCGTGGACTACTCTGTAATGGATGAAGTGGTCGCAGATCTCAAGGCGAGGAAATACGGACATACTCCAGTAGTTATCTGCGATGAAAATACTCGTGAGCTTTTCGGTCATGCCTTGGTCGAAAAGCTCGCTCTTGCAGATGTTGATCCGCTGCTGCTCACTGTTCCCGCCGGAGAAAACAGCAAGTCCCTTGATGTTTTTGGGTCTCTGCTCGAAGCCATGCTCGAAGCCGGGATCACTCGTCAGGATGTTGTGGTAGCCCTTGGCGGCGGAGTGGTCGGTGATTTGTCCGGTTATGTTGCTGGAAGTTACATGCGCGGCATTAATTTCGTGCAGGTGCCTACAACTCTGCTTTCACAGGTGGATTCCTCTGTGGGCGGCAAAGTTGCGGTGAACATCAAGCATTGGAAGAATTATTGCGGCATGTTCTATCAGCCAAAGCGGGTATACACCAATATCTCAGCTCTTGAATCCCTGCCTGAAAGGGAAATTCTCAGCGGGCTGGGCGAAGTGGTTAAGACTGCTTTCATTGCCGACCGTGAGCTGGTTGATTACCTTGCAGCAAATGCGGACAAAGTCCGTTCCCTTGATCGCGAGGTAATGGCCAAGGTCGTGTCTCGTTGCTGCGAGATCAAGGCTGATGTTGTTATCCGTGACGAGAAGGAGGGCGGTGTTCGTCGCATCCTTAACTACGGTCACACCGTAGGTCATGCCATTGAAACATTCGCCGGATATAAGATCTCACACGGTGAGTGCGTTGCATGGGGCATGCGCATTGTCGCTCGGGCCTGCCATAAGGCCGGGATGCTCAGCGCTGAGGACCTAGCGTTGCATGAAGAACTCATGGACAAACTCGGCCTTGCCACCGGAAAGCTCGACATTCAGTCAGCCAAGATCATGGAACTCATGAAGAAGGATAAGAAGGTCAAGCAGGGACAGGTTGTGATTGTCGGTCTTGATAGACTGGGTAATGCTGTTGTGCGTGAGGACTTTCCGCTTGAATTGATTGAAGCTGAACTTGATAAGATGGCTTAA
- a CDS encoding bifunctional 3-deoxy-7-phosphoheptulonate synthase/chorismate mutase type II: protein MSVQLDVTGLDSWGFNNDGPLIIAGPCSAESREQLLETARGIKDKGVHILRAGIWKPRTRPGCFEGMGEEGLKWLVEAKEETGLPISCETATPEHVELCLKYGVDMIWVGARTTVNPFAVQALADSLKGTDIPVLVKNPINPDVELWLGALERINKAGVTKLGAIHRGFSSARPSEYRNAPNWRIFIELRRRTDGMPIICDPSHLCGKRELIPAVAQKSLDLLFDGLMIESHINPDVALSDSKQQFTPEDLGKVLDALEVKYSVAEDKEFALQMESKRARLEEIDDSIVELLAERMALGRKIGKMKCERGIALLQPDQWKKTVEKRTREGVARGMDEHFMLRIFQYIHEESLRQQECVLVGEE, encoded by the coding sequence ATGAGTGTACAACTTGATGTAACCGGTTTGGATTCCTGGGGTTTCAATAACGACGGTCCGTTGATCATTGCTGGTCCCTGCAGCGCGGAATCCCGCGAACAGCTGCTTGAAACTGCCCGTGGTATTAAGGACAAAGGCGTGCATATACTGCGCGCTGGTATCTGGAAGCCTCGTACTCGTCCCGGCTGTTTTGAAGGTATGGGCGAGGAGGGCCTCAAATGGCTGGTTGAAGCCAAAGAGGAAACCGGACTGCCTATTTCCTGCGAAACTGCTACTCCTGAGCACGTTGAGCTTTGCCTCAAGTACGGTGTAGACATGATTTGGGTCGGCGCCAGAACCACTGTTAACCCTTTTGCGGTGCAGGCTTTAGCTGACTCTCTCAAGGGAACCGACATTCCCGTACTGGTTAAAAACCCCATCAACCCTGATGTGGAACTCTGGCTCGGTGCTCTTGAGCGTATCAACAAAGCCGGTGTTACTAAGCTCGGTGCTATCCATCGCGGTTTTTCCTCCGCCCGTCCCAGTGAATACCGCAATGCGCCCAACTGGAGAATTTTTATTGAACTGCGCCGACGCACTGACGGCATGCCTATTATCTGTGACCCCAGCCATCTTTGCGGTAAGCGTGAACTTATTCCCGCAGTGGCTCAGAAGTCTCTTGATCTCCTTTTCGATGGTCTCATGATCGAATCTCACATTAATCCTGATGTGGCTCTTAGTGACAGCAAGCAGCAGTTTACTCCTGAAGATCTCGGCAAAGTGCTGGACGCCCTTGAAGTAAAGTACTCTGTTGCAGAAGACAAAGAATTTGCTTTGCAGATGGAAAGCAAACGTGCCCGTCTTGAAGAAATTGACGATTCCATTGTTGAGCTTCTTGCCGAGCGTATGGCTCTGGGCCGCAAGATCGGTAAAATGAAATGTGAGCGCGGTATTGCTCTCTTGCAGCCTGACCAGTGGAAGAAAACCGTTGAAAAGCGCACCCGCGAAGGTGTTGCACGCGGTATGGATGAGCACTTCATGCTCCGCATTTTCCAGTACATCCATGAAGAATCTCTGCGTCAGCAGGAATGCGTGCTGGTCGGGGAAGAATAA
- the metC gene encoding cystathionine beta-lyase codes for MKNISTKLINSGKDEALKTINTINPPLHRASTVLFDSYADMLKANKGEFEGVEYGTCGMAAQKAFEAAMVELEGAHGCKTFQSGIAAIAMVLMAYTKQGDHILICDNVYGPTRHFCDGFLSKYGVEAEYLPSDAGAGVAEYIRENTTLLFMESPGSNTLEIQDVPAITEICREKGVVSVIDNTWATPLYFNPFEHGVDVSIQSCTKYITGHSDILLGSVSTNEQSWAAFAKCCGLFEVFAAQEDCYQALRGLRTLKVRLKAHEEAALEIAKWLEGHEMVESVIHPALESHPQHDLWKRYFKGSSGLFAFTLKNKYEDIDHSPFVDNLELFGLGYSWGGYKSLITGGKFRRTNHFGYEGKTIFRLNIGLEDVEDLKADLAQGLDRLK; via the coding sequence ATGAAAAATATTTCCACCAAGCTGATCAATTCGGGCAAAGATGAGGCACTGAAAACTATAAATACTATTAATCCGCCTCTGCATCGCGCATCTACTGTGCTGTTTGATTCTTACGCTGATATGCTCAAGGCGAATAAGGGTGAATTCGAGGGTGTTGAGTATGGCACCTGCGGCATGGCTGCGCAGAAAGCTTTCGAAGCTGCCATGGTTGAACTTGAAGGTGCGCACGGCTGTAAAACTTTTCAGTCCGGCATCGCCGCTATTGCTATGGTGCTCATGGCCTACACAAAGCAGGGTGACCATATCCTGATTTGCGATAACGTCTACGGACCTACCCGACATTTCTGCGATGGTTTCCTTTCCAAGTACGGCGTTGAAGCTGAGTATCTGCCCTCTGATGCCGGGGCCGGGGTAGCCGAATATATCCGCGAGAATACTACTCTGCTTTTCATGGAATCTCCCGGTTCGAATACCCTTGAGATTCAGGATGTACCTGCTATCACCGAAATCTGCCGTGAAAAGGGTGTCGTTTCGGTTATCGATAATACTTGGGCCACTCCTTTATATTTTAATCCATTTGAGCATGGAGTGGACGTTTCTATCCAATCCTGCACCAAATACATCACCGGTCACTCCGATATTCTGCTCGGTTCGGTTTCTACTAACGAGCAAAGCTGGGCTGCTTTCGCAAAATGTTGCGGTCTTTTTGAAGTCTTTGCTGCTCAGGAAGATTGCTATCAGGCTTTGCGCGGGCTGCGGACCTTGAAAGTTCGTCTCAAGGCACATGAAGAAGCTGCCCTTGAGATCGCAAAATGGCTGGAAGGTCATGAAATGGTGGAATCCGTCATTCATCCGGCTCTTGAAAGCCATCCGCAGCATGATCTTTGGAAACGGTACTTCAAAGGTTCAAGCGGACTGTTCGCATTTACGCTCAAGAATAAATATGAAGATATCGATCATTCCCCGTTTGTGGATAACCTTGAGCTTTTCGGCCTTGGTTACAGCTGGGGAGGATATAAGAGTCTGATCACCGGTGGTAAATTCAGGCGCACCAACCATTTCGGTTACGAGGGCAAAACAATCTTCCGCTTGAATATCGGGCTGGAAGATGTGGAAGACCTCAAGGCTGATCTGGCGCAGGGGCTAGATCGTTTAAAATAA
- a CDS encoding Hpt domain-containing protein: MSTGDRLLDIFQDETLERLDNIETGLLQLENSPSDLTPELINSIFRDAHSIKAGSNLLKLTVIEELSHKLENVLEMIRSEGLIPTELIITASLESVDKLRSLTEDVLNSNTKSIRLQKTMLEVSVQRALAGES, encoded by the coding sequence ATGAGTACCGGCGATAGATTACTGGACATCTTTCAAGATGAGACACTGGAACGGCTTGATAATATTGAGACCGGGCTTTTGCAGTTGGAAAACAGCCCTTCAGACCTTACCCCGGAATTGATCAACTCAATTTTCCGTGATGCGCATTCTATTAAGGCAGGATCAAATCTACTAAAACTTACAGTTATTGAGGAACTATCCCATAAGCTTGAGAATGTTTTGGAAATGATCCGTTCTGAAGGTCTGATCCCAACAGAGCTTATCATTACCGCCTCATTGGAGTCAGTGGATAAATTACGCTCCCTGACCGAAGATGTGCTCAACAGCAATACAAAAAGTATCCGCTTGCAGAAAACCATGCTTGAGGTTTCAGTGCAACGGGCACTGGCTGGTGAAAGCTAG
- a CDS encoding flavodoxin, giving the protein MSKSLIVYGSTTGNTETAAEYVAEAFENKEIDVELKNVTDVSVADLGNGYDIVLFGCSTWGEEEIELQDDFIPLYDSLENADLKGKKVSVFGCGDSDYTYFCGAVDAIEEKLEKMGAVVIGDSLKIDGDPERDEIVSWGSGIADKI; this is encoded by the coding sequence ATGTCCAAATCACTGATCGTTTACGGCTCTACTACCGGAAATACTGAAACAGCCGCCGAATACGTGGCTGAAGCGTTTGAAAACAAAGAAATTGATGTGGAACTTAAAAATGTTACTGATGTCAGTGTTGCCGATCTCGGCAACGGATACGACATCGTGCTATTCGGCTGCTCTACCTGGGGCGAAGAAGAAATTGAATTGCAGGACGACTTCATCCCCCTCTACGATTCCCTCGAAAACGCAGACCTGAAGGGCAAGAAAGTATCTGTCTTCGGATGCGGTGACTCCGATTACACTTATTTTTGCGGTGCAGTAGATGCCATCGAAGAAAAACTCGAAAAAATGGGGGCCGTCGTCATAGGTGACAGCCTCAAGATCGATGGCGACCCGGAACGCGATGAGATTGTAAGCTGGGGTTCAGGAATAGCGGACAAAATTTAA
- a CDS encoding ATP-binding cassette domain-containing protein: MALMSVNDVSMTFGGPQLLDKVSFQVEEGQRICIVGRNGEGKSTLLRLMSGDLVPDGGNISYQKGVSVARLSQKVPEVLKGSIFEVVAGGLGELGDALTRYHTVSLEVANGGDVCKLSEVEEIMEKHGGWEALTTIEMVISRLSLSAEMRFETLSGGLKRRALLARALASKPDVLLLDEPTNHLDIDSIAWLEEFLVKNIRTLIFITHDRMFLRKIATRIIELDRGNLADWSCDYDTFLKRKEELLDAEEKNWSEFDKKLAREEVWIRQGIKARRTRNEGRVRALKKLRDERKQRRERTGKATIEIQEAARSGKVVAETVNASYAWDGNPIFKNLSTTIMRGDRVGIIGPNGAGKTTLIQVLLGNLKPDSGSVKLGTKLEISYFDQHREQLDPEKSVRDSVADGNDTVTINGRNKHVMGYLKDFLFSPDRANSPVSVLSGGERNRLLLARLFTRPSNLLVMDEPTNDLDAETLELLEDRIMEYPGTVIIVSHDRAFLNNVVSGTLAFEGNAQVNDYVGGYDDWVRQRQQPEEDVKPKAPKSKPKKTPDARPEKLSYKEQREFEALEVEITELPGKIEELEGAIEEMQNLMADPEFYKKSGEEMAAAQAKLENLEAEHETTFMRWEEVEEKLEEYRKRTGQI; this comes from the coding sequence ATGGCTTTGATGAGTGTAAATGATGTTTCCATGACCTTCGGCGGCCCCCAGTTGCTGGATAAAGTTTCTTTTCAAGTGGAAGAAGGTCAACGAATCTGTATTGTAGGTCGTAACGGGGAAGGTAAATCCACCCTGCTCCGGCTCATGAGTGGAGACCTCGTTCCTGACGGCGGAAACATCTCTTATCAGAAAGGGGTCAGTGTTGCCCGACTTTCCCAGAAAGTTCCCGAAGTACTGAAAGGTTCTATCTTCGAAGTGGTTGCCGGGGGACTCGGTGAACTTGGAGATGCCCTGACCCGCTACCATACAGTCAGCCTTGAAGTTGCCAATGGCGGGGATGTTTGCAAGCTTTCCGAAGTGGAAGAAATCATGGAAAAACACGGCGGATGGGAAGCGCTGACCACAATTGAAATGGTCATCTCCCGCCTGTCACTCAGTGCTGAAATGCGCTTTGAGACTCTTTCCGGCGGTTTGAAAAGACGCGCACTGCTGGCCCGGGCACTGGCTTCCAAACCGGACGTACTGCTTCTGGACGAACCTACCAACCATCTTGATATTGATTCAATCGCATGGCTTGAAGAATTTCTGGTCAAGAACATCCGCACCCTGATCTTCATCACTCACGACCGCATGTTCCTGCGCAAGATCGCCACCCGAATCATTGAACTGGACCGCGGCAACCTTGCAGACTGGTCATGTGATTACGACACCTTCCTTAAGCGCAAGGAAGAACTGCTTGATGCCGAAGAAAAGAACTGGTCCGAATTCGATAAAAAACTTGCCCGCGAAGAAGTATGGATCAGACAGGGCATCAAAGCCCGCCGCACCCGTAACGAAGGCCGTGTGCGTGCGCTGAAAAAGCTGCGCGATGAACGCAAGCAGCGCCGTGAACGAACCGGAAAAGCTACCATCGAAATTCAGGAAGCAGCACGATCAGGTAAGGTTGTGGCTGAAACAGTAAACGCATCCTATGCATGGGACGGCAACCCGATCTTTAAGAATCTTTCCACTACCATCATGCGTGGAGACAGGGTCGGGATTATCGGACCCAACGGTGCGGGTAAAACAACCCTGATCCAAGTTCTGCTGGGCAATCTCAAGCCTGATTCCGGTAGTGTGAAGCTTGGTACCAAGCTCGAAATTTCCTACTTTGACCAGCATCGCGAACAGCTCGACCCGGAGAAATCCGTGCGCGACTCCGTTGCTGACGGCAACGATACCGTAACCATCAATGGCCGCAACAAGCATGTCATGGGTTATCTCAAGGATTTTCTGTTCTCACCGGATCGTGCCAACTCCCCGGTAAGCGTGCTTTCCGGCGGGGAACGCAACCGTCTTCTTTTAGCCCGTTTGTTCACCCGCCCTTCCAACCTGCTGGTAATGGACGAACCTACAAACGATCTTGATGCCGAGACCCTTGAACTGCTCGAGGACCGGATCATGGAATATCCCGGCACAGTAATTATCGTCAGCCACGACCGTGCATTCCTGAACAACGTGGTCAGCGGAACCCTCGCCTTTGAAGGCAATGCGCAGGTTAACGATTACGTAGGCGGTTATGATGACTGGGTACGCCAGCGTCAGCAGCCTGAAGAGGATGTTAAACCCAAGGCTCCCAAGTCCAAGCCGAAGAAAACACCGGACGCGCGTCCGGAAAAGCTCAGCTACAAGGAACAGCGAGAATTCGAAGCCCTTGAAGTTGAAATCACCGAACTTCCCGGTAAAATCGAAGAGCTGGAAGGGGCAATCGAAGAAATGCAGAATCTCATGGCCGACCCGGAATTCTACAAAAAGTCCGGTGAAGAAATGGCCGCCGCACAAGCCAAGCTCGAAAACCTCGAAGCTGAGCACGAAACCACCTTCATGCGCTGGGAAGAAGTGGAAGAAAAGTTAGAAGAATACAGAAAAAGAACAGGACAGATTTAA